The following proteins come from a genomic window of Halobaculum sp. MBLA0147:
- a CDS encoding alpha-amylase family glycosyl hydrolase, whose amino-acid sequence MDHPGPPLFAAVGDELELAPRDPDPDAADEYGWRLDDAPDGASVAVGDTPVVHVEPDTAGRYVFVHETPAGTYRQTVRVFGAEHAPGEAPTRQQYSGTEPPTAADHTVPAGTDASEADPTDPGSGLTRLDDETEPERPRLQLSVTTTFSESDTDDEASGVDESGAADADTDDEASGVDESGAADADTVTIAAAVDGPSDARVEFLLDDRDVPAGTTVADLGRVEDGELTLQRSAVEGRLRVHAVAVGDSYSVPDQIDLRVDDSSESRAAADARGDLRVERPYDPPEWALDAVIYEVYVRTFAGEEPEAGDPSAVPTDSAPPAPGERAFDRIRERLDHLDRLGVDVLWLTPVLQNDHAPHGYNITDFLAIADDLGTRADYERLIDAAHDRGMRVIFDLVCNHSARAHPFFRDAYGDGEHWGVGEGSPNPDSDYYDWYEWRDTGEPETYFEWEYIANFQFDTLDVRRHLLDVVDEWAPLVDGFRCDMAWAVPNGFWREVHDRVKAADGEFWLLDETIPYIPEFQAGLFDTHFDSTTAFQLREVGAGDAPTASLLDAVAERRRIGFPEHASFMLYAENHDESRYVSKCGKPAAFAAAGALATLPGTPMVYAGQELGQLGRRDALDWEHADDRLTAHYERLFELRHEEPALRARASLDRVDYDVVSGHDERVVAYHRRAEGEPSADAASGLVVVCNFAEGVAEVALEPPVAGRDLVHEEAVATDPTTVDDVVVLPVE is encoded by the coding sequence ATGGACCACCCAGGCCCACCGCTGTTCGCCGCGGTCGGCGACGAGTTGGAGCTCGCACCGCGGGACCCGGACCCGGACGCCGCCGACGAGTACGGCTGGCGACTCGACGACGCTCCGGACGGAGCGAGCGTCGCGGTCGGCGACACGCCGGTCGTCCACGTCGAGCCGGACACGGCCGGCCGCTACGTCTTCGTCCACGAGACACCGGCCGGGACGTACCGCCAGACCGTCCGCGTGTTCGGTGCCGAGCACGCACCGGGAGAGGCGCCGACGAGACAGCAGTACTCCGGCACGGAGCCACCGACTGCGGCGGACCACACCGTCCCGGCGGGCACCGACGCCTCGGAGGCGGACCCGACCGACCCCGGATCGGGACTGACGCGGCTCGACGACGAGACGGAGCCGGAACGGCCGCGACTCCAGTTGTCCGTCACCACGACGTTCAGCGAGTCCGACACCGACGACGAGGCGAGTGGCGTCGACGAGAGTGGTGCCGCCGACGCCGACACCGACGACGAGGCGAGTGGAGTCGACGAGAGTGGTGCCGCCGACGCCGACACCGTGACGATCGCCGCGGCGGTCGACGGGCCGAGCGACGCACGCGTGGAGTTCCTGCTCGACGACCGCGACGTACCGGCGGGGACGACGGTGGCCGATCTCGGCCGTGTCGAAGACGGCGAGCTGACGCTCCAACGCTCGGCGGTCGAAGGCCGACTCCGCGTCCACGCGGTCGCCGTCGGCGACAGCTACAGTGTGCCCGACCAGATCGACCTCCGCGTTGACGACAGCTCGGAGTCGCGTGCCGCAGCCGACGCACGCGGCGACTTGCGTGTCGAACGCCCGTACGACCCGCCAGAGTGGGCGCTCGACGCGGTGATCTACGAGGTGTACGTCCGCACCTTCGCCGGCGAGGAACCCGAGGCCGGGGACCCGAGCGCGGTCCCGACCGACTCTGCACCACCCGCACCCGGTGAGCGGGCCTTCGACCGGATCCGGGAGCGACTCGACCACCTCGACCGACTGGGCGTCGACGTGTTGTGGCTCACGCCGGTGTTACAGAACGACCACGCGCCACACGGCTACAACATCACGGACTTCTTGGCCATCGCGGACGACCTCGGCACGCGCGCGGACTACGAGCGACTGATCGACGCCGCCCACGACCGCGGGATGCGGGTGATCTTCGACTTGGTCTGTAACCACTCCGCCCGCGCCCACCCGTTCTTCCGGGACGCGTACGGGGACGGCGAGCACTGGGGTGTCGGCGAGGGCTCGCCGAATCCGGACAGCGACTACTACGACTGGTACGAGTGGCGAGACACCGGCGAGCCCGAGACGTACTTCGAGTGGGAGTACATCGCCAACTTCCAGTTCGACACCCTGGACGTGCGCCGGCACCTGTTAGACGTGGTCGACGAGTGGGCACCGCTGGTCGACGGCTTCCGCTGTGACATGGCGTGGGCGGTTCCCAACGGGTTCTGGCGCGAGGTCCACGACCGCGTGAAGGCTGCCGACGGGGAGTTTTGGCTGTTAGACGAGACCATCCCGTACATCCCCGAGTTCCAGGCTGGGCTGTTCGACACGCACTTCGACTCGACGACGGCGTTCCAACTCCGCGAGGTGGGTGCCGGCGACGCGCCGACCGCGTCGCTGTTGGACGCCGTCGCGGAGCGGCGCCGGATCGGCTTCCCCGAACACGCCTCGTTCATGCTGTACGCGGAGAACCACGACGAGTCGCGGTACGTCTCGAAGTGTGGGAAGCCGGCGGCGTTCGCGGCTGCCGGTGCGCTGGCGACGCTGCCCGGCACCCCGATGGTGTACGCCGGCCAGGAGCTCGGTCAACTCGGTCGACGCGACGCGTTGGACTGGGAGCACGCCGACGACCGGCTCACGGCCCACTACGAGCGGCTGTTCGAACTCCGCCACGAGGAGCCGGCACTGCGAGCGCGGGCGTCGCTGGACCGCGTCGACTACGACGTCGTGTCCGGCCACGACGAACGTGTCGTCGCGTACCACCGCCGCGCGGAGGGGGAGCCGTCTGCCGACGCGGCCAGTGGACTCGTCGTCGTCTGCAACTTCGCGGAGGGCGTCGCCGAGGTCGCGCTGGAGCCACCGGTGGCGGGACGGGACCTGGTCCACGAGGAGGCCGTCGCGACGGACCCAACCACCGTCGACGACGTGGTCGTCCTGCCGGTCGAGTGA
- a CDS encoding universal stress protein, whose product MDYLVAVDGSDTSRDAVGHACRLATRSDGAVAPAHAIDPSSYSVAQAPGSPERSGSLEAATARGEEVLAAAAERVASSAVPVADTHLRYGDPVTKLAEVATEAGYDGVVVGHRGTSAEYDRVLGSVATGLVGQCDVPVTVVG is encoded by the coding sequence ATGGACTACCTCGTCGCCGTCGACGGCTCGGACACCAGTCGGGACGCAGTCGGACACGCCTGCCGACTGGCGACGCGCTCGGACGGGGCCGTCGCCCCCGCCCACGCGATCGACCCGAGTTCCTACAGCGTCGCACAGGCACCCGGGTCCCCGGAGCGATCCGGGAGTCTGGAGGCGGCGACTGCCCGTGGAGAGGAGGTGCTCGCGGCCGCCGCCGAGCGCGTCGCGTCGAGCGCCGTCCCCGTCGCCGACACCCACCTCCGGTACGGCGACCCGGTCACGAAGCTCGCCGAGGTGGCGACCGAGGCTGGCTACGACGGCGTCGTCGTCGGCCACCGCGGCACCTCCGCCGAGTACGACCGCGTCCTCGGCAGCGTCGCCACCGGACTCGTCGGCCAGTGTGACGTGCCCGTCACGGTCGTCGGGTGA
- a CDS encoding SDR family NAD(P)-dependent oxidoreductase, translating into MRRFEDAVALVTGSTHGIGLAIARRLDAEGASVVVNDEGAHDGPAVAAELADAIFVEADVSDAAAVERLVEEAVAEYGRVDVLCNVVGDGGHEYLFESDPETWRETFDTSVRSAWLATKHALPAMPGGGSVVNVSSTNAARTVPNFFPYNVAKSAVDGLTRAMAVELGPLGITTNAVQPGAIYLDDPDDEELRQDPPVDPLGRWGRPEDVAGVVAFLASDDAAYVTGVSVPVDAGRSAALSQGQQAGEAPTWDDVPTGESRPAGARTDEE; encoded by the coding sequence GTGAGACGATTCGAGGACGCCGTCGCGTTGGTGACGGGCTCGACACACGGGATCGGACTGGCGATCGCACGGCGACTCGACGCGGAGGGGGCGTCGGTGGTCGTGAACGACGAGGGAGCACACGACGGGCCGGCCGTCGCGGCCGAGTTGGCCGACGCGATCTTCGTCGAGGCGGACGTGAGCGACGCGGCGGCCGTCGAGCGACTGGTCGAAGAGGCGGTCGCGGAGTACGGCCGCGTCGACGTGTTGTGCAACGTCGTCGGCGACGGCGGTCACGAGTACCTCTTCGAGTCCGACCCGGAGACGTGGCGCGAGACGTTCGACACCAGCGTCCGCAGCGCGTGGCTCGCGACGAAGCACGCGCTCCCGGCGATGCCGGGGGGCGGCAGCGTCGTCAACGTCTCCTCGACGAACGCGGCCCGCACCGTCCCGAACTTCTTCCCGTACAACGTCGCGAAGTCCGCCGTCGACGGCTTGACACGCGCGATGGCCGTCGAACTCGGACCACTCGGGATCACCACCAACGCCGTCCAACCCGGCGCGATCTACTTAGACGACCCGGACGACGAGGAACTGCGACAGGACCCGCCCGTCGACCCACTCGGGCGGTGGGGTCGTCCGGAGGACGTTGCCGGCGTGGTCGCGTTCCTCGCGAGCGACGACGCGGCGTACGTCACCGGCGTCTCGGTGCCGGTCGACGCCGGCCGGTCGGCCGCGCTCTCGCAGGGCCAGCAGGCCGGCGAGGCACCGACGTGGGACGACGTCCCGACTGGAGAGTCCAGACCAGCGGGGGCGAGGACGGACGAGGAGTGA
- a CDS encoding DoxX family membrane protein yields the protein MSTQAANPLADAFEFDVGGQLASYWLAFLRLVTGWWFFHAGVTKLLEDGLAFTYGPVYLKNMTGTALGPLPVLMGEHLAPLIQAGVPLGETAIGLGLMAGVLVRLASFFGVFFMTLFWVGNAGFSHGLVNSDFMGLLLFATLMVFAAGRHYGLDAVLERTALVENNPRLRYLLG from the coding sequence ATGTCCACACAGGCGGCGAACCCACTGGCGGACGCGTTCGAGTTCGACGTGGGCGGGCAGTTGGCGAGCTACTGGCTCGCGTTCCTCAGACTCGTCACCGGGTGGTGGTTCTTCCACGCCGGCGTGACGAAGCTGCTCGAGGACGGGCTGGCGTTCACCTACGGCCCCGTCTACCTGAAGAACATGACCGGGACGGCACTGGGACCGCTCCCGGTGTTGATGGGTGAACACCTCGCACCGCTGATCCAGGCGGGGGTCCCACTCGGCGAGACGGCCATCGGGCTGGGCCTGATGGCCGGCGTCCTGGTGCGGCTGGCCTCGTTCTTCGGGGTGTTCTTCATGACCCTGTTCTGGGTCGGCAACGCCGGGTTCTCCCACGGGCTGGTGAACTCAGACTTCATGGGGCTGCTCCTGTTCGCGACGCTGATGGTGTTCGCGGCGGGGCGCCACTACGGACTCGACGCCGTCCTCGAACGCACCGCACTCGTCGAGAACAATCCGCGGTTGCGGTACCTACTCGGGTGA